Proteins found in one Quercus robur chromosome 2, dhQueRobu3.1, whole genome shotgun sequence genomic segment:
- the LOC126712920 gene encoding auxin-responsive protein IAA29, with the protein MELQLALALPVHNSVKGFDLNDGGIESKEPVASQLWSYGGSLESKKCLKNKRSSEEAFGKMGGVPQIFPLMVWSGQPNEEDDRKGQNRKTSSIVNKNEVEENHVVGWPPIKSWMKKQLHQQQQQQHQGGRVKNDGVAERSGGRNSLYVKVKMEGQAIARKIDLRLFHSYQALTNTLISMFEKEAKFDKNGVNYTLTYQDKEGDWLLAGDVPWQTFIESVQRLGILRNGG; encoded by the exons ATGGAGCTCCAACTTGCCCTCGCACTTCCAGTTCACAATTCAGTAAAAGGGTTCGACCTAAATGATGGTGGTATTGAATCAAAAGAACCGGTGGCCTCGCAACTATGGAGCTATGGTGGTTCTTTGGAAAGCAAGAAATGCCTTAAAAACAAACGTAGTTCTGAGGAGGCTTTTGGAAAGATGGGTGGAGTGCCACAAATATTCCCCCTAATGGTTTGGAGTGGCCAGCCCAATGAGGAAGATGATCGGAAAGGACAAAACAGGAAAACTTCTTCCATTGTTAACAA GAATGAAGTGGAAGAAAATCATGTTGTGGGGTGGCCACCCATCAAATCATGGATGAAGAAACAGCTccatcagcagcagcagcagcagcatcaAGGTGGGCGGGTCAAGAATGATGGGGTGGCTGAGAGAAGTGGTGGACGAAACTCTTTGTATGTCAAGGTCAAGATGGAGGGGCAAGCAATAGCAAGAAAGATTGATCTAAGGCTCTTTCACTCTTATCAGGCACTTACCAACACCTTGATCAGCATGTTTGAAAAAG AggcaaaatttgacaaaaatggCGTAAACTACACACTCACCTATCAAGACAAAGAAGGGGATTGGCTGCTTGCAGGAGACGTTCCTTGGCA AACCTTCATTGAGTCCGTGCAGCGTTTGGGGATACTAAGGAATGGCGGATGA